From one Bacteroidota bacterium genomic stretch:
- a CDS encoding serine hydrolase, whose product MKRRVKKALTVVLILVILTNIYIVVTGQFYVYTALWNNYANIDDWKIFNNRKVATANPENLPKHKDYNTETLKSNYIKWLEDYKTVAFLAVRNDSVLHEQYWNNYGPDSASNSFSMAKSVVSILVGIAIDEGKIKSIDEPVSNYISRFKEGARAKLTIKHLLQMSAGFDWVESYVNPFGLTTEAYYGDDLEMLSNKLDVVNEPGKVFNYQSCNQIFLQQILKKATGKNLSEYLSEKLWKPLHANRDASWSTDKANGNEKAFCCINSNARDFARIGMLFLHQGKWKGQQVVSKEWVAQSINPAAIIDEHGKPCDFYGYSWWLTKIPYKGTEHQVYYMRGVLGQFTIVIPDYELVIVRLGEIRSSKSIGEHRPDIYQYMNSILEAYCQ is encoded by the coding sequence ATGAAACGCAGAGTTAAAAAAGCTTTAACAGTCGTTTTAATACTTGTTATTTTAACAAATATATATATTGTAGTAACGGGTCAGTTTTATGTGTATACGGCTCTATGGAATAACTATGCAAACATCGACGATTGGAAAATATTTAACAACCGCAAGGTAGCAACCGCAAATCCTGAGAATTTACCCAAACATAAAGATTATAATACCGAAACCCTAAAAAGCAATTATATAAAATGGCTTGAAGATTATAAAACAGTTGCTTTTTTAGCTGTTAGAAACGACTCCGTATTACACGAACAATACTGGAATAATTATGGGCCCGACAGTGCAAGTAATTCTTTTTCTATGGCCAAAAGTGTGGTAAGTATATTGGTAGGGATTGCGATTGATGAAGGAAAAATTAAATCCATAGACGAACCAGTAAGCAATTATATAAGCCGCTTCAAAGAGGGTGCTAGAGCTAAGCTTACTATTAAGCATTTGTTGCAAATGAGTGCAGGATTCGACTGGGTAGAAAGTTACGTAAACCCTTTTGGATTGACTACAGAAGCGTATTACGGGGACGATTTAGAAATGCTCAGTAACAAATTGGATGTTGTTAACGAACCCGGGAAAGTATTTAATTACCAAAGTTGTAATCAAATTTTTTTACAACAAATTTTAAAAAAGGCTACGGGTAAAAATCTTTCTGAATATTTATCGGAGAAGCTATGGAAACCTTTGCATGCCAATCGAGATGCATCATGGAGTACTGATAAAGCAAATGGCAATGAAAAAGCCTTTTGTTGCATTAATTCCAATGCACGCGATTTTGCTAGAATAGGTATGCTTTTTTTACACCAAGGCAAATGGAAAGGGCAACAAGTGGTAAGCAAGGAGTGGGTTGCCCAATCCATAAACCCTGCTGCTATTATAGATGAGCACGGCAAACCTTGCGATTTCTATGGCTACAGTTGGTGGCTTACAAAAATACCATACAAAGGAACCGAGCATCAGGTATATTATATGCGAGGTGTATTAGGTCAGTTTACAATAGTGATCCCCGATTATGAACTTGTAATAGTGAGGCTTGGCGAAATACGTAGTTCGAAATCAATTGGAGAACATCGGCCTGATATATATCAGTATATGAATTCCATTTTAGAAGCATATTGCCAATAA
- a CDS encoding SDR family oxidoreductase, translating to MKNLSGKVVLITGGSSGIGRALAVEFAKHECKLFLTGRNIQELEQTALLCRKHAKDIYIEKLDVSVANDITIAIEKVLYTFGKVDILINNAGMSQRSLIVETPIDIDRKLMEVNYFGTIALTKALLPNFEKIGGGHIVVISSMVGLFGFNSRSAYAASKHALHGFFETLQIEQPIKNLYTTIICPGRIKTNISLSAITATGQAHGQMDEGQLNGIPVEICAQKIIKVMHQKKYLYIIAREEKWLWLIKRLYRNLFIKIARKLKTN from the coding sequence ATGAAAAACCTAAGCGGGAAAGTTGTATTGATAACAGGAGGTAGTTCAGGCATAGGTAGGGCATTGGCTGTAGAATTTGCCAAGCACGAGTGTAAACTCTTTTTAACAGGTCGTAACATACAGGAACTTGAACAGACTGCGTTGCTTTGCCGAAAGCATGCAAAAGATATATATATAGAAAAATTAGATGTATCAGTTGCAAATGATATAACAATTGCTATTGAAAAGGTATTATATACATTTGGAAAGGTTGATATTTTGATTAACAATGCAGGTATGAGCCAACGCTCGCTAATTGTTGAAACACCTATCGATATTGACCGTAAACTCATGGAAGTAAATTATTTTGGCACCATCGCATTAACAAAAGCCTTATTACCCAATTTCGAAAAGATTGGAGGTGGACACATAGTAGTTATCAGCAGCATGGTAGGTTTGTTTGGTTTTAATAGCAGGTCGGCGTATGCAGCTTCTAAACATGCACTACATGGATTTTTTGAAACCTTGCAAATAGAACAACCTATCAAAAATCTATATACTACTATTATATGCCCTGGCAGAATAAAAACTAATATATCACTGTCAGCCATTACAGCTACAGGGCAGGCTCACGGGCAAATGGATGAAGGACAATTAAATGGAATTCCTGTGGAAATATGTGCACAGAAAATAATAAAAGTTATGCATCAAAAGAAATATTTATATATCATAGCACGTGAAGAAAAATGGTTGTGGCTAATTAAAAGACTATATAGAAACTTGTTTATTAAAATTGCAAGGAAATTAAAAACGAATTAG
- a CDS encoding putative sulfate exporter family transporter, whose amino-acid sequence MFKSINIIYRQIAFVVLVVLCFTPFIDPPLALLFGFIVAQTIGNPFKQLNSKATQLLLKICVIGLGFGMNLQEALHVGKEGFVFTICTIVLTLIAGFFIGRWLSVDKKTSFLISSGTSICGGSAIAAVSPIVEADEKQISMALGAVFVLNSMALILFPWLGNILNMSQHDFGLWSAVAIHDTSSVVGASSKFGQEALQVATTVKLERALWIIPLSIVSAIIYKRNGKGVKIPFFIGFFIIAMCISTYLPDYKYIYDGAVLISKKGLSLTLFLIGTGLSLENLKAVGAKPFIQAIALWVIISSVSLAVILFV is encoded by the coding sequence GTGTTTAAATCCATCAATATTATATATCGGCAAATTGCATTTGTGGTATTGGTAGTTCTATGTTTTACGCCCTTTATCGACCCACCACTTGCATTGTTATTTGGGTTTATAGTAGCACAAACTATTGGAAATCCATTTAAGCAACTCAATAGCAAAGCAACACAACTTCTATTAAAAATTTGTGTAATAGGTTTAGGGTTTGGGATGAATTTACAAGAAGCCCTGCATGTGGGTAAAGAAGGTTTTGTATTTACAATTTGCACAATCGTTCTCACTTTAATTGCCGGTTTTTTTATAGGCCGATGGTTGTCGGTTGATAAAAAAACTTCTTTTCTTATTTCAAGCGGTACTTCTATATGTGGGGGAAGTGCTATAGCTGCGGTTTCACCTATAGTAGAGGCCGATGAAAAACAAATAAGTATGGCCCTAGGAGCTGTGTTTGTGCTCAATTCTATGGCACTCATTTTATTTCCGTGGTTGGGAAATATACTAAATATGAGCCAACACGATTTTGGATTATGGAGTGCCGTTGCCATTCATGATACAAGTTCCGTGGTGGGTGCTTCATCCAAATTTGGACAAGAAGCATTGCAAGTGGCAACTACCGTAAAACTAGAACGTGCCTTATGGATAATTCCCCTTTCTATAGTCTCCGCTATTATATATAAACGTAATGGAAAGGGTGTCAAAATTCCTTTTTTTATTGGGTTTTTTATTATAGCAATGTGCATCAGCACCTATTTGCCCGATTATAAATATATATATGATGGGGCCGTTCTAATTTCTAAAAAAGGATTGTCCTTAACTTTGTTCTTAATAGGAACAGGGCTTAGTTTGGAAAACTTAAAAGCGGTGGGAGCTAAACCATTTATACAGGCTATTGCACTTTGGGTAATTATAAGTTCGGTATCATTGGCAGTGATTTTATTTGTATAA
- a CDS encoding OmpA family protein has protein sequence MWSVTADAKSSNLNLPPYNNEEPDSTSTGKKDEDGDGVKDSKDKCPKTPTGVTVDKDGCPVDEDRDGTADYLDKCPKMTGPASMGGCPDRDKDGMSDLDDVCPDVPGLARFRGCPDSDGDGVEDSKDKCPNSKGLDMFKGCPDTDGDGVEDTQDKCPSSEKGIKVDASGCTADSDRDGIIDAEDKCLDTRSGVKVDNRGCPLDTDGDGIIDTDDKCPTTKGEGTANGCPVIKAEVKKRLQFAARGINFETGKSIIVPASYAMLNEIVSILKEYPDYNLKMGGHTDNVGDDNANYSLSQARVDAVKTYLVSKGVDISRIDATGFGETKPIATNATAVGKMQNRRVELELLIK, from the coding sequence ATGTGGTCAGTAACCGCCGATGCAAAAAGCTCTAATCTTAATCTTCCTCCATATAATAATGAAGAACCCGATAGCACTTCGACTGGTAAAAAAGATGAAGATGGGGATGGGGTAAAAGACAGTAAAGACAAATGCCCGAAGACCCCAACTGGAGTGACGGTAGATAAGGACGGCTGCCCAGTAGATGAAGATAGAGATGGTACTGCGGATTATTTAGACAAGTGCCCAAAAATGACCGGCCCTGCCTCTATGGGCGGCTGCCCTGACAGGGACAAAGACGGAATGTCGGATCTTGATGACGTGTGCCCCGATGTACCAGGCCTAGCACGTTTTAGAGGATGCCCTGATAGCGATGGCGATGGTGTAGAAGACTCAAAAGACAAATGCCCGAACTCAAAAGGATTGGACATGTTCAAAGGATGTCCTGATACCGATGGAGACGGCGTAGAGGACACACAGGATAAATGCCCCAGTTCCGAAAAAGGGATTAAAGTGGACGCATCAGGTTGTACTGCCGATAGTGATAGAGACGGGATAATTGATGCTGAAGATAAATGCCTTGATACCAGATCCGGTGTTAAGGTTGATAACAGAGGCTGCCCTCTCGATACAGATGGTGACGGTATAATAGATACCGACGATAAATGCCCCACTACCAAAGGCGAGGGTACAGCTAATGGTTGCCCCGTTATAAAAGCTGAAGTAAAAAAGCGTTTACAGTTTGCCGCTAGAGGAATTAATTTTGAAACTGGTAAATCAATTATAGTACCTGCTTCTTATGCTATGCTTAATGAAATAGTAAGTATTCTTAAAGAGTACCCCGATTATAATTTGAAAATGGGTGGTCATACCGATAATGTGGGTGATGACAACGCCAATTATTCACTTTCTCAAGCTCGCGTAGACGCTGTAAAAACGTATCTCGTAAGCAAAGGCGTAGACATTAGTAGAATAGATGCTACAGGTTTTGGTGAAACTAAACCAATAGCTACAAATGCTACTGCCGTAGGAAAAATGCAAAATAGAAGAGTTGAATTAGAACTGTTGATTAAATAA